A stretch of the Bradyrhizobium arachidis genome encodes the following:
- a CDS encoding ABC transporter substrate-binding protein — protein sequence MARSTLLAAVCASALVVASAASAKTLVFCSEGSPENFYPGVNTTGTSFDGNEPIYNRIVEFERGGTKVVPGLAEKWTISPDGITYTFNLRKGVKWHATSKSFKPTREFNADDVLFSIERQWKDDNPYFKVTSPNHSYFGDMGMPKLLKSVEKLDDYTIKITLNQPEAPFLADLAMPYAAIQSKEYADAMLKAGTPEKIDQDPIGTGPFYLVQYQKDAVIRYKAFPEFWGGKAKIDDLVYAITPDASVRWAKLQKGECDVMPYPNPADIDAIKKDPNVTVLEQPGLNVGYLAFQTQKKPFDDVRVRKAVSMAIDKKAIIDAVYLSTGIAAKNPIPPTMWSYNDSVKDDPYDPAAAKKLLADAGFPDGFETDLWAMPVQRPYNPNAKRIAELMQADLAKIGVKAEIKSFEWGEYRKRLQVGEHQMGMFGWTGDNGDPDNFLHTLLGCDSAKSGGSNIAKFCYKPFDDLVVKAKAVSDQAERTKLYEQAQVIFKEQAPWFTIAHAVQLKPVSKRVIDFKLSPFGRHNFYGVDVKE from the coding sequence GTGGCCAGATCAACTCTGCTCGCCGCCGTCTGCGCTTCGGCGCTTGTCGTGGCTTCGGCTGCTTCCGCCAAAACCCTGGTTTTCTGCTCGGAAGGCAGCCCGGAGAACTTCTATCCCGGCGTCAACACCACCGGCACGTCGTTCGACGGCAATGAGCCGATCTACAATCGCATTGTCGAGTTCGAGCGCGGCGGCACGAAGGTGGTGCCGGGCCTCGCGGAAAAATGGACGATCTCACCTGACGGCATCACCTATACCTTCAACTTGCGCAAGGGCGTGAAGTGGCACGCGACGTCCAAATCGTTCAAGCCGACGCGAGAGTTCAATGCTGACGACGTCCTGTTCTCGATCGAGCGGCAATGGAAGGACGACAATCCGTATTTCAAGGTGACGAGCCCGAACCATTCCTATTTCGGCGACATGGGCATGCCGAAATTGTTGAAGTCGGTCGAAAAGCTCGATGACTACACGATCAAGATAACGCTCAACCAGCCGGAAGCGCCTTTTCTCGCCGATCTTGCGATGCCCTACGCGGCTATCCAGTCCAAGGAGTATGCGGATGCCATGCTGAAGGCCGGCACCCCCGAGAAGATCGATCAGGATCCGATCGGCACCGGCCCATTCTATCTGGTGCAGTACCAGAAGGACGCCGTGATCCGCTACAAGGCGTTCCCCGAATTCTGGGGCGGCAAGGCGAAGATCGACGACCTCGTCTATGCGATCACGCCGGATGCATCCGTTCGCTGGGCCAAGCTCCAGAAGGGCGAATGCGACGTGATGCCCTATCCGAACCCGGCCGACATCGACGCGATCAAGAAGGATCCGAACGTCACGGTTTTGGAGCAGCCGGGCCTCAACGTCGGCTATCTCGCGTTCCAGACGCAGAAAAAACCCTTCGACGACGTGCGCGTGCGCAAGGCCGTCAGCATGGCGATCGACAAGAAGGCGATCATCGATGCCGTCTATCTGTCGACCGGCATCGCGGCCAAGAACCCAATCCCGCCCACCATGTGGTCATACAACGACAGCGTCAAGGACGACCCCTATGATCCGGCGGCGGCCAAGAAGCTTCTGGCCGACGCAGGATTTCCGGACGGCTTCGAAACCGATCTATGGGCCATGCCGGTGCAACGCCCCTACAATCCGAACGCCAAGCGCATTGCCGAACTGATGCAGGCCGACCTCGCCAAGATCGGCGTCAAGGCCGAGATCAAGTCGTTTGAATGGGGCGAATACCGCAAGCGGTTGCAGGTCGGCGAGCACCAGATGGGCATGTTTGGGTGGACCGGCGACAACGGCGACCCCGACAACTTCTTGCACACGCTGCTGGGCTGCGACTCGGCGAAATCGGGGGGATCGAATATCGCCAAGTTCTGCTACAAGCCGTTCGACGATCTGGTCGTGAAGGCCAAGGCCGTCAGCGATCAGGCCGAGCGCACCAAGCTGTACGAACAGGCCCAGGTGATCTTCAAGGAGCAGGCGCCGTGGTTCACCATCGCGCATGCGGTGCAGTTGAAGCCCGTCAGCAAGAGGGTGATTGACTTCAAGCTGTCGCCGTTCGGCCGCCACAACTTCTATGGCGTCGACGTCAAGGAATAG
- a CDS encoding ABC transporter permease subunit, protein MTAEALKTPVVAQPSAPPHPLLQFWSDFTANFGAVAGLAVIVVLVLLALLADVVAPHSPILTNNAVFLKPPFWQQGGSMAYPLGTDAIGRDILSRLIHGARLSLLIGIAVVTLSVVVGTILGLIAGFFRGVIEIAIMRLMDITLTLPSLLLAIVIVAILGPGLMNAMLAVAIVLLPHYVRIARAAVISEVSKDYVVAARVAGAGRLRLMFKEVLPNCAAPLIVQATLGISTAILDAAALGFLGLGAQPPLPEWGTMLADAREFVLRAWWVVTLPGLAILVTVLAFNLLGDGLRDALDPKLKR, encoded by the coding sequence ATGACAGCCGAAGCCCTCAAGACGCCCGTCGTGGCGCAACCGAGCGCGCCGCCGCATCCGCTGTTGCAGTTCTGGTCCGACTTCACGGCCAATTTCGGCGCCGTGGCGGGCCTCGCCGTGATCGTGGTTCTGGTTCTGCTCGCGCTCCTTGCCGATGTCGTCGCGCCACATTCCCCGATCCTCACCAACAATGCGGTCTTCCTCAAGCCCCCGTTCTGGCAGCAGGGCGGGTCGATGGCCTATCCGCTTGGTACCGATGCGATCGGCCGCGATATTCTATCCCGTCTCATCCATGGCGCGCGGCTGTCGCTTCTGATCGGCATTGCGGTGGTCACCTTGTCGGTGGTCGTCGGCACGATCCTCGGTCTGATCGCGGGTTTCTTCCGCGGCGTGATCGAGATCGCGATCATGCGGCTGATGGACATCACGCTGACGCTGCCGAGCCTTTTGCTTGCGATCGTGATCGTTGCGATCCTGGGACCAGGCCTGATGAACGCGATGCTGGCGGTCGCGATCGTGCTGCTGCCGCACTATGTGCGGATAGCGCGCGCCGCCGTGATCAGCGAAGTTTCGAAGGATTACGTCGTCGCGGCCAGGGTCGCAGGCGCCGGCCGGCTTCGGTTGATGTTCAAGGAGGTATTGCCGAATTGCGCAGCGCCCCTGATCGTGCAGGCGACGCTCGGCATTTCGACCGCGATCCTCGACGCGGCAGCGCTCGGCTTTCTCGGTCTCGGTGCGCAGCCGCCGCTGCCGGAATGGGGCACCATGCTGGCGGACGCGCGCGAATTCGTGCTGCGGGCCTGGTGGGTCGTCACGCTTCCGGGCCTGGCGATCCTCGTCACCGTGCTGGCCTTCAACCTTCTGGGCGACGGATTGCGCGACGCGCTCGATCCCAAGCTCAAGCGATAG
- a CDS encoding alpha-glucosidase, producing MELETTSSGFAVSMAGRRILSHSATAPCFFVGQGTDRIAMDRGRFEIEDRLAERCPLAHAEIEGETIMLAAAKGQPPRLAVTREGNALVLRALDPSVNRFWLRVIADRDENVWGGGEQFSYFDLRGRRFPLWTSEPGVGRDKTTEITFKADVAGHAGGDYYHTNYPQPTYVSSARYALHVETSAYSVFDFCDPSFHEIEVWAVPERIELFAAPSFVGLVEMLSSRFGRQPPLPEWIYNGAIVGLKDGANSFNRLARIREAGVKVAGLWCEDWVGIRQTAFGSRLFWDWQANETRYPGLRQRIAELNSEGIRFLGYVNPYLCDDGVLFREAEAANYFVKDDSGRVARIDFGQFHCGIVDFTNPDAAAWFSEEIIGKRMLDYGLSGWMADFGEYLPVDVHLASGADARLAHNRWPTLWADVNAKAVASRGRTGEAVFFMRAGFTGVQKSCPLLWAGDQSVDFSRHDGLVTVICAALSSGLLGNAFHHSDIGGYTSLFGNVRTPELVMRWAEMAAFTSLMRTHEGNRPRDNVQIDSDPAVLKHFARMTAIYVHLAPYLRSLSLEAASRGLPVQRPLFLHHEEDRRTYGIQDCYLYGRDVLVAPVWQASQEMRKLYLPAGTDWIHVWTGQSFAGGRDMSIEAPLGRPAVFYRADTEFEKLFAGLLDL from the coding sequence CTGGAACTTGAGACGACCTCATCCGGCTTCGCGGTGTCCATGGCTGGCCGCCGGATTCTCAGTCACAGTGCTACAGCGCCATGCTTCTTCGTGGGCCAGGGGACCGATCGCATCGCGATGGATCGCGGTCGCTTCGAGATCGAGGATCGCCTGGCCGAACGCTGTCCACTGGCCCATGCCGAGATCGAAGGCGAGACGATCATGCTTGCAGCGGCCAAGGGGCAACCCCCGCGGCTGGCCGTCACGCGCGAGGGCAATGCGCTGGTGCTGCGGGCGCTTGATCCATCCGTCAACCGGTTTTGGTTGCGTGTGATTGCCGACCGGGACGAGAACGTCTGGGGCGGCGGCGAGCAATTCTCCTACTTTGACCTGCGCGGGCGGCGGTTTCCGTTGTGGACCTCGGAGCCGGGCGTCGGTCGCGACAAGACCACCGAAATCACGTTCAAGGCGGACGTGGCGGGTCACGCGGGCGGCGACTACTATCATACGAACTATCCCCAGCCGACCTATGTGTCCTCGGCGCGCTATGCGCTTCATGTCGAAACGTCAGCCTATAGTGTCTTTGATTTTTGTGATCCTTCATTTCACGAGATCGAAGTCTGGGCTGTGCCGGAGCGCATCGAGCTGTTTGCCGCGCCGTCCTTCGTCGGCCTGGTGGAGATGCTGTCCAGCCGTTTTGGGCGCCAGCCTCCGCTTCCGGAGTGGATCTACAACGGCGCGATCGTCGGCCTGAAGGATGGAGCGAACTCATTCAATCGCCTTGCAAGGATACGCGAGGCCGGCGTCAAGGTTGCCGGCCTGTGGTGCGAGGACTGGGTCGGTATCAGGCAGACGGCCTTCGGCTCGCGACTGTTCTGGGACTGGCAGGCCAACGAGACGCGCTATCCGGGCCTGCGACAGCGCATCGCCGAACTGAACAGCGAGGGCATCCGCTTCCTCGGTTATGTGAATCCGTATCTCTGCGACGATGGCGTGCTGTTCAGGGAGGCTGAGGCCGCGAATTATTTCGTCAAGGATGATTCAGGGCGAGTCGCCCGGATCGACTTCGGACAATTTCACTGCGGTATCGTCGACTTCACCAATCCGGACGCTGCGGCGTGGTTTTCCGAAGAGATCATCGGCAAGCGGATGCTCGACTATGGCCTGTCAGGCTGGATGGCCGATTTCGGCGAGTATCTGCCAGTCGATGTGCATCTTGCCAGCGGGGCCGACGCCAGGCTTGCGCATAACCGTTGGCCAACGCTTTGGGCCGACGTCAACGCGAAGGCGGTGGCGTCTCGTGGCCGGACCGGCGAGGCCGTGTTCTTCATGCGGGCTGGCTTCACAGGCGTCCAGAAATCGTGCCCGTTGCTGTGGGCCGGCGATCAATCGGTCGATTTTTCGCGACACGACGGGCTGGTCACGGTCATCTGCGCCGCGCTGTCATCGGGGTTGCTCGGCAATGCCTTTCATCATTCCGATATCGGTGGCTATACCAGCCTGTTCGGCAATGTCCGCACGCCCGAGCTCGTCATGCGCTGGGCCGAGATGGCGGCATTCACATCGTTGATGCGTACCCACGAAGGCAACCGGCCTCGTGACAATGTGCAGATCGACAGCGATCCCGCGGTCCTCAAGCACTTCGCCCGGATGACCGCGATCTACGTTCACCTCGCGCCCTATCTCAGGAGCTTGTCGCTGGAAGCCGCCAGCCGCGGCCTTCCGGTCCAGCGCCCGTTGTTCCTGCATCACGAAGAAGACCGGCGAACCTACGGCATTCAGGACTGCTATCTCTATGGCCGGGACGTGCTGGTCGCACCCGTCTGGCAGGCATCACAAGAGATGCGGAAACTCTACCTTCCGGCGGGGACCGACTGGATTCACGTCTGGACGGGCCAGTCATTTGCCGGCGGCCGGGACATGTCGATCGAGGCGCCGCTGGGGCGGCCCGCGGTTTTCTATCGGGCAGATACCGAATTCGAAAAGCTGTTTGCTGGACTGCTGGATCTATAG
- a CDS encoding carbohydrate ABC transporter permease: MSASVSSGTGSLLSGKPLRVIAALILVVNGLFPALWILLTSFKTEAELTAKPITWLPHAATLRNYHQAFSDQPLLTFLFNSFMVALLSTALTLLVSVLAAYALARLNLRFRGLIMSVIIAVSTFPLVTLLVPLFETMRALNLLNSWTALILPYTVLSLPVCTLVLTSFFEAIPRDLENAAMIDGCTRFGALFKVVVPLSAPGVFTAGILAFVNSWDEFLLALSFNSNPGLRTLPVGIQLYQGEFAFPWPIISAALVVGIVPVAILIVIFQERVVSGLTAGGLKG; the protein is encoded by the coding sequence ATGAGCGCTTCCGTCTCTTCAGGTACCGGCTCGCTCCTGTCCGGCAAGCCGTTGCGGGTCATCGCCGCGCTCATTCTCGTCGTGAACGGCCTGTTCCCGGCGCTGTGGATTCTGCTGACCTCGTTCAAGACCGAGGCGGAGCTCACGGCGAAGCCGATCACCTGGCTGCCGCACGCGGCGACGCTGCGGAATTACCACCAGGCGTTCTCCGATCAACCCCTGCTCACCTTCCTGTTCAACAGCTTCATGGTCGCGCTGCTGTCGACCGCGTTGACCCTGCTGGTCTCGGTTCTTGCGGCCTACGCGCTTGCGCGGCTGAATCTCCGCTTCAGGGGATTGATCATGTCCGTCATCATCGCGGTCTCCACCTTTCCTCTGGTGACGCTGCTGGTCCCCCTGTTCGAGACGATGCGCGCGCTCAATCTGCTCAACTCCTGGACCGCGTTGATCCTGCCCTACACCGTGCTCAGCCTGCCGGTCTGCACCCTGGTGCTGACGTCCTTTTTCGAGGCCATTCCGCGCGACCTGGAGAATGCCGCCATGATTGACGGCTGCACGCGATTTGGCGCGCTTTTCAAGGTGGTGGTCCCGCTCTCGGCGCCGGGCGTGTTCACCGCCGGTATCCTCGCCTTCGTCAATTCCTGGGACGAATTTCTGCTGGCCCTGTCATTCAACTCCAATCCGGGACTGCGGACGCTCCCTGTCGGCATCCAGCTTTACCAGGGCGAGTTTGCGTTTCCGTGGCCGATCATTTCGGCGGCGCTGGTGGTAGGCATCGTACCGGTCGCGATCCTGATCGTGATCTTCCAGGAGCGCGTGGTCTCCGGGCTGACCGCGGGTGGCCTCAAGGGATAA
- a CDS encoding ABC transporter ATP-binding protein, whose protein sequence is MPLLEIKNLSVEFPSQNGMVRAVDGVSMTLEKGEVLGIVGESGSGKSVGMLALMGLVPYPGRVRADRLSFQGRDLQALSDRERNALVGKDMAMIFQEPTTSLNPSFTIGYQLAETLHIHEGMDRKAARRRVIQLLEQVGIPAPESRLSAYPHQLSGGMNQRVMIAMAIACNPKLLIADEPTTALDVTIQAQILDLLLSLQRDRGMALILITHNMGVVSDTTERVAVMYAGQIMEQRPTQSLFASPQHPYTAALLAARPEASDGGRLATIPGVVPGLHDRPTGCLFSPRCGYATPLADESRPALRPWMDGLIRCHYPLGDSTREERIAADRSGAPIPEHGTAS, encoded by the coding sequence ATGCCGCTTCTCGAGATCAAGAATCTGTCGGTCGAGTTTCCATCCCAGAACGGGATGGTGCGCGCCGTGGATGGCGTCAGCATGACGCTCGAAAAAGGCGAGGTGCTGGGAATCGTCGGCGAATCCGGCTCCGGCAAGAGCGTCGGCATGCTGGCCCTGATGGGACTCGTGCCCTATCCGGGACGCGTCCGGGCCGACAGACTGTCGTTTCAGGGAAGGGATCTGCAGGCCTTGTCCGACCGCGAGCGAAACGCGCTCGTCGGCAAGGATATGGCTATGATCTTTCAGGAGCCGACGACATCGCTCAATCCTTCCTTCACGATCGGCTATCAGCTGGCTGAGACGTTGCACATCCATGAAGGGATGGATCGCAAGGCGGCGCGGCGCCGCGTGATCCAGCTCCTGGAGCAAGTCGGCATTCCGGCGCCGGAGAGCCGGCTGTCGGCCTATCCGCACCAGCTCTCGGGCGGCATGAATCAGCGCGTCATGATCGCGATGGCGATCGCCTGTAATCCAAAACTCCTGATCGCCGATGAGCCGACGACGGCGCTCGATGTCACTATCCAGGCGCAGATACTCGATCTGCTGCTATCCCTGCAGCGCGATCGTGGCATGGCGCTGATTCTCATCACGCACAACATGGGCGTGGTCTCGGACACGACCGAGCGCGTCGCCGTGATGTATGCGGGCCAGATCATGGAACAGCGCCCGACGCAGAGCCTGTTCGCCTCGCCTCAGCATCCCTATACGGCCGCCCTGCTGGCGGCGCGCCCGGAGGCGAGCGATGGCGGACGGCTCGCCACCATTCCGGGCGTGGTGCCGGGACTTCACGACCGGCCGACCGGGTGCCTGTTCAGTCCGCGTTGCGGCTATGCGACGCCGCTGGCGGACGAATCGCGCCCCGCGCTGCGTCCCTGGATGGACGGCCTGATCCGCTGTCATTATCCGCTCGGCGATTCGACGCGGGAGGAGCGCATCGCGGCCGATCGAAGCGGCGCGCCGATCCCCGAGCACGGGACAGCGTCATGA
- a CDS encoding ABC transporter substrate-binding protein, whose amino-acid sequence MAGLLLGFGAFAFATAASAETTLKMFVTSQGQPGIWRKVLDQYEARNPGVKVAIELGGATSDLQAQYLNTVLTAKDSSLDVLMLDVIRPAQFAAAGWTSPIASANMSSYLRAYAEANTVDGKVVALPAFADSMFLYYRKDLLDKYGLKPPTTWDELATAAKKIADGEQNPGLQGLSFQGKAIEGAVCTFLVPYWSQGKAVVKDGKLDFDREAATKSLALWKSFADNGVAKKNIAEVATDDTRKEFQAGNVVFAVNWAYAWAMTQGADSAVVGKVGVARLPAVTGGEQATCLGGWEWGVSAFSKNQEEAKKLVEYLSSPEVSKFMAINGSLLPSYPNLYRDADVTKAVPWFADAQPIVETAKPRPVTPRYNEVSEAIRTTVNAVLAGVTTPADGAAQIEARLKRILR is encoded by the coding sequence ATGGCAGGACTGCTGCTCGGGTTCGGAGCATTCGCATTCGCAACCGCTGCATCCGCCGAAACCACGTTAAAAATGTTCGTCACGAGCCAGGGGCAGCCCGGCATCTGGCGCAAGGTGCTCGATCAATACGAAGCGCGCAATCCCGGCGTCAAGGTCGCGATCGAACTGGGCGGCGCGACCTCGGATCTCCAGGCGCAGTATCTCAACACGGTGCTCACGGCGAAGGATTCTTCGCTCGACGTGCTGATGTTGGACGTCATACGGCCGGCACAGTTCGCGGCTGCGGGCTGGACCAGTCCGATCGCAAGCGCAAACATGTCGTCTTATCTGCGCGCCTATGCCGAGGCCAACACCGTCGACGGCAAGGTCGTGGCGCTGCCCGCCTTTGCGGATTCCATGTTCCTCTATTATCGCAAGGACCTGCTCGACAAATACGGGCTCAAGCCGCCGACGACCTGGGACGAGCTCGCCACGGCCGCGAAGAAGATCGCGGACGGTGAGCAGAATCCGGGCCTCCAGGGCCTCTCGTTCCAGGGCAAGGCGATCGAAGGTGCGGTCTGCACCTTCCTCGTGCCGTATTGGAGCCAGGGCAAGGCGGTGGTGAAGGACGGCAAGCTCGATTTCGATCGCGAGGCGGCCACGAAGTCGCTCGCGCTCTGGAAGAGCTTTGCCGACAATGGTGTTGCCAAGAAGAACATTGCCGAGGTTGCGACCGACGACACGCGCAAGGAGTTCCAGGCCGGCAACGTCGTTTTCGCGGTGAACTGGGCCTATGCGTGGGCCATGACGCAGGGCGCGGACTCCGCCGTGGTCGGCAAGGTCGGCGTCGCGCGGCTCCCGGCGGTCACGGGCGGCGAGCAGGCAACCTGTCTTGGAGGTTGGGAGTGGGGCGTTTCGGCCTTTTCCAAGAACCAGGAGGAGGCGAAGAAGCTCGTCGAATATCTGTCGAGCCCGGAAGTCTCCAAATTCATGGCAATCAACGGTTCGTTGCTGCCGAGTTACCCCAATCTCTACAGGGATGCCGACGTGACCAAGGCGGTGCCGTGGTTCGCCGACGCCCAGCCGATTGTCGAGACCGCAAAACCGCGTCCGGTGACGCCTCGCTACAACGAGGTCAGCGAAGCGATCCGGACCACGGTCAATGCGGTGCTCGCGGGCGTGACCACGCCGGCGGACGGCGCCGCCCAGATCGAGGCGCGCCTGAAGCGAATCCTTCGCTGA
- a CDS encoding ABC transporter permease subunit, whose amino-acid sequence MLRFIFTRLSLVVPTFIGITLLVFVLIRLIPGDPIETMAGERGIDPARHAQLRKDYGFDQPVLVQYGLYLSRLVHGDLGRSIVTHEPVISEFGTLFPATIELSVCAILFALCLGLPAGIIAAVRRNSIFDHGVMGVSLTGYSMPIFWWGLLLILLFSVQLGWTPVSGRIAVQYYIEPVTGFLLIDALLAGDFGAFRSALSHLVLPMIVLGTVPLAVIARMTRSAMLEVLGEDYIRTARAKGVPRWRVIAIHALRNALIPVVTVIGLQVGVLFTGAILTETIFSWPGVGKWLIEGINRRDYPVLQGGTLLIGAIVMIVNLLVDVAYGLINPRIRYTR is encoded by the coding sequence ATGCTCCGGTTCATCTTTACCCGGCTGAGCCTCGTGGTTCCGACCTTTATCGGGATCACGTTGCTGGTGTTCGTGCTTATCCGCCTCATCCCCGGCGATCCCATCGAGACGATGGCGGGCGAACGCGGCATCGATCCGGCCCGGCACGCGCAATTGCGCAAGGACTACGGCTTCGATCAGCCGGTTCTGGTGCAATACGGCCTCTATCTGTCGAGGCTGGTTCATGGCGACCTCGGCCGCTCGATCGTAACCCATGAGCCGGTGATTTCCGAGTTCGGGACGTTATTCCCGGCGACGATCGAACTATCGGTCTGCGCGATCCTGTTTGCGTTATGCCTCGGCTTGCCGGCCGGTATCATCGCGGCGGTCCGGCGCAACTCCATCTTCGATCATGGCGTGATGGGTGTCTCGCTCACCGGATATTCGATGCCGATCTTCTGGTGGGGATTGCTGCTGATCCTGCTTTTTTCCGTGCAGCTTGGATGGACTCCGGTGTCGGGCCGGATCGCGGTGCAATACTACATCGAACCGGTGACCGGCTTCCTGCTGATCGATGCATTGCTGGCCGGTGATTTCGGCGCGTTTCGTTCGGCGCTGTCGCATCTCGTGCTGCCGATGATCGTGCTCGGCACGGTGCCGCTCGCCGTCATCGCCCGCATGACGCGGTCCGCCATGCTGGAGGTGCTGGGCGAAGATTACATCCGCACCGCCCGCGCCAAGGGGGTGCCGCGTTGGCGGGTGATCGCGATCCATGCGTTGCGTAACGCGCTGATCCCGGTGGTGACGGTGATCGGGCTGCAGGTCGGCGTTCTCTTTACCGGCGCGATCCTCACCGAGACCATCTTCTCCTGGCCGGGTGTGGGTAAATGGCTGATCGAGGGCATCAACCGCCGCGACTATCCGGTGCTGCAGGGTGGCACGTTGTTGATCGGCGCGATCGTCATGATCGTCAATCTGTTGGTTGATGTCGCCTATGGGCTGATCAATCCCCGTATCCGGTACACGAGATGA
- a CDS encoding carbohydrate ABC transporter permease, with product MVKNAAARVDTRRATLSRWLDPDETTLAILLLAPTAILLSVMIVYPVGRLIYTSFLDLSLTSGLPSRFSGLANYQQMLDDPVFWQATWNTILITLITVPGSLLVGLGLALLANLPFQMKWPMRLSLLIPWALPLSFAGLIFAWFFHSEYGVVNDMLNRIGLPGVIWFNSPRLAFTAICLTIIWKASSFMAMIILAGLQTIPRSLYEAADVDGAGRVRQFFEITLPLLKPTIVVALIFRTITSLQTFDIPYMMTGGGPGTSTATLAMYIHQNTVSFLDLGYGSALAVVMFGLSMCVTALYLRMIRGSETVS from the coding sequence ATGGTCAAGAACGCAGCCGCTCGCGTCGATACGCGACGTGCTACGCTGTCGCGCTGGCTCGATCCGGACGAGACGACGCTCGCCATCCTGCTCCTGGCACCCACCGCGATCCTGCTCAGCGTGATGATCGTTTATCCGGTGGGCCGGCTCATCTACACGAGCTTCCTCGACCTGTCGCTGACCTCGGGCCTGCCGTCGCGATTCTCCGGGCTCGCGAACTATCAGCAGATGCTGGACGATCCCGTCTTCTGGCAGGCGACCTGGAACACGATCCTGATCACGCTGATCACGGTGCCGGGCTCGCTGCTCGTCGGGCTCGGACTCGCGCTGCTCGCCAACCTGCCGTTCCAGATGAAGTGGCCGATGAGGCTTTCGCTTCTGATTCCGTGGGCGCTGCCGCTTTCGTTCGCGGGCCTGATCTTCGCCTGGTTCTTTCATTCGGAATATGGCGTCGTCAACGACATGCTCAACCGGATCGGCCTGCCGGGCGTGATCTGGTTCAATTCGCCGCGTCTCGCCTTCACCGCGATCTGCCTCACCATCATCTGGAAGGCCTCGTCCTTTATGGCAATGATCATTCTTGCCGGGTTGCAGACCATTCCGCGATCGCTTTACGAGGCTGCTGATGTCGACGGAGCAGGGCGCGTGCGGCAGTTCTTTGAGATCACGCTTCCGCTCCTAAAGCCCACGATCGTGGTCGCGCTGATCTTCCGCACCATCACGTCGCTCCAGACTTTTGACATTCCCTACATGATGACGGGCGGCGGGCCGGGCACCTCAACTGCGACGCTGGCCATGTACATCCATCAGAACACCGTATCCTTCCTCGATCTCGGCTACGGATCGGCGCTTGCGGTGGTGATGTTCGGCCTTTCGATGTGCGTCACGGCGCTCTACCTGCGCATGATCCGCGGCAGCGAGACCGTATCATGA
- a CDS encoding SDR family NAD(P)-dependent oxidoreductase, with the protein MAVYDSVRYASLDGRNVLITGGASGIGAEMVKAFASQGAIVSFVDIDREAGQATAATTGAEFIACDVTDIQALRCAIAGVEDKHGPVAVLVNNAARDDRHAMADVEPEAWRRTLALNLDHQFFATQAVSRRMTDAGRGAIIMFGSISWMRGITGMVGYTAAKAAINGMTRTLARELGPAGIRVNCIVPGAIVTERQLRLWATPDSNQEFIDSQALKFRLDPTHVARVALFLGSDESAGCTGANFVVDAGRS; encoded by the coding sequence ATGGCAGTCTACGATTCCGTTCGCTACGCGTCACTTGATGGCCGCAACGTGCTGATTACCGGCGGAGCGTCTGGTATTGGCGCCGAGATGGTGAAGGCGTTTGCATCCCAGGGTGCGATCGTCTCGTTCGTCGACATCGACCGCGAGGCGGGGCAGGCGACCGCGGCAACCACGGGCGCGGAGTTCATTGCGTGCGACGTCACCGACATCCAGGCTCTGCGCTGCGCAATCGCGGGCGTTGAAGACAAGCATGGACCGGTCGCAGTGCTCGTCAACAATGCCGCCCGCGATGATCGCCACGCGATGGCCGACGTCGAGCCGGAGGCCTGGCGGCGAACGCTGGCGCTGAACCTCGATCATCAGTTTTTCGCCACCCAGGCCGTGAGCAGGCGCATGACCGACGCCGGCCGCGGCGCCATCATCATGTTCGGGTCGATCTCCTGGATGCGCGGAATCACGGGAATGGTCGGCTATACGGCGGCAAAGGCCGCAATCAACGGCATGACCAGGACGCTTGCCCGCGAATTGGGGCCGGCGGGCATTCGCGTCAACTGCATCGTGCCGGGCGCGATCGTGACCGAACGTCAATTGCGGCTCTGGGCAACACCCGACAGCAATCAGGAGTTCATTGACAGTCAGGCGCTCAAATTTCGGCTCGATCCCACGCATGTTGCGCGCGTCGCGCTGTTCCTCGGCTCCGACGAGAGCGCGGGCTGTACGGGCGCGAACTTTGTGGTCGATGCCGGCCGGAGCTGA